From Frateuria aurantia DSM 6220, one genomic window encodes:
- a CDS encoding M16 family metallopeptidase, whose translation MDVRRLKPLACGVLLGLSAVSGLAMAETAPASAVHAPASSTLQTTLDNGLRVVIVHDPLAPTVTTQITYQVGSYQAPAGFPGSAHALEHMMFRDSAGMTGAQLNQMTGKMGAQNNAFTTNDATQYYFVAPAAYLDILLHIEATRMQGLLVTDKDWAAERGAIEQEVSRDISSPDYLAFQKAEASLFKGTGYENDALGSRPTFDATKASLLRDFHKTWYAPNNAILVVVGDVDPQTTLGKIKQLFGTIPKQALPQRAPLKLQPFKARTVQSTTPQGTGSIQALFRAPGLKSKDAAAFQVLLDVLNNPRSSLSALAAQGKVLAAGAQLQPFTEAGIGLVEVDFAKGADPVQARADMDGVLAEVLKNGVSPELVEAAKRSELAQKEFNKTSAVTLASAWSQALAWQGLKSPDEASDLIHAVTVDDVNRVAREWLQPDQRYTVVLTPDPNGKRPPDSSGFGGSESFGGDNKLDGPLPEWAARSLGQLSMPHWTLAPTRTVLPNGITLIVQPETISKTVSVFGHIDGDEHLQEPVGKDGVGRVLNGMFDYGTTGLDREAFHKALDALAAQERGGADFSLEVPSEGFDKGLQLLADNVLHPAMPESAFQVQQQSLARELAGAMQSPNYKTMHALWKGLLPAGDPGLREATPATVSSLKLDDVKAYHAQTFRPDLTTIVVVGDVSPASAAKAVGQYFGQWQAKGPKPEVTPRPVPVNPAGFTLIANPYAAQDTVFLAQSLQMNLANPDRYALQLGNEVLGGNGFASRLMTDIRVRHGYAYGADSGLQIQKSRSIFYVTYGSDPSKVGPVDALVRQNLEKMRSTPVEAHELENARQAQIRSIPLSVSSFRSIGSSLLRWSYNGEPLDQPMVAARHYLSLTAPQVQAAFKRYILPQHLTQVVQGPDPVKH comes from the coding sequence ATGGATGTTCGTCGCCTGAAACCCTTGGCTTGCGGGGTCCTGTTGGGCCTGTCCGCGGTGAGCGGCCTTGCCATGGCCGAAACCGCGCCGGCGTCCGCCGTGCATGCCCCTGCCAGCTCGACGCTGCAGACGACCCTGGACAACGGTCTGCGGGTGGTGATCGTGCATGACCCGCTGGCACCGACGGTGACCACCCAGATCACCTATCAGGTGGGCAGTTATCAGGCGCCCGCCGGCTTTCCGGGTTCGGCGCACGCGTTGGAGCACATGATGTTCCGCGACAGTGCCGGCATGACCGGTGCCCAGCTCAATCAGATGACGGGCAAGATGGGGGCACAGAACAATGCCTTCACCACCAATGATGCCACCCAGTACTACTTCGTGGCGCCGGCGGCCTATCTCGATATCCTGCTGCATATCGAAGCCACTCGCATGCAGGGCCTGCTGGTGACCGACAAGGACTGGGCCGCCGAGCGCGGCGCGATCGAGCAGGAAGTGTCGCGGGATATTTCCAGTCCGGATTATCTGGCTTTCCAGAAAGCCGAGGCCAGCCTGTTCAAGGGCACGGGTTACGAGAATGACGCTCTGGGTTCCCGGCCGACCTTCGACGCGACCAAAGCCAGCCTGCTTCGTGACTTCCACAAGACTTGGTATGCGCCCAACAACGCGATCCTGGTGGTTGTCGGCGATGTTGATCCGCAGACGACCCTGGGCAAGATCAAGCAACTGTTCGGGACGATCCCGAAGCAGGCCCTGCCGCAGCGGGCACCGCTGAAGTTGCAGCCATTCAAAGCCCGGACCGTGCAGAGCACCACCCCGCAGGGCACCGGCTCGATCCAGGCGCTGTTTCGCGCGCCGGGGCTGAAGTCCAAGGATGCGGCGGCCTTTCAGGTTCTGCTGGATGTACTGAACAATCCACGCAGCTCGCTCTCGGCCTTGGCGGCCCAGGGCAAGGTGCTGGCGGCCGGCGCCCAGCTGCAGCCCTTTACCGAGGCCGGCATCGGCCTGGTCGAGGTGGACTTCGCCAAGGGAGCCGATCCGGTTCAGGCCCGCGCCGATATGGACGGGGTGCTGGCCGAGGTATTGAAGAACGGGGTTTCTCCCGAGCTGGTGGAGGCCGCCAAGCGTTCCGAACTGGCACAGAAGGAATTCAACAAGACCAGCGCGGTCACCCTTGCCAGTGCCTGGTCGCAGGCGCTGGCCTGGCAGGGTCTGAAGTCGCCGGACGAGGCCAGCGACCTCATCCATGCGGTGACCGTCGATGACGTCAATCGCGTCGCCAGGGAATGGCTGCAACCTGACCAGCGCTATACCGTGGTGCTGACGCCTGATCCGAACGGCAAGCGCCCGCCCGACAGCAGCGGCTTCGGCGGTTCGGAATCCTTCGGTGGCGACAACAAGCTGGACGGTCCGCTGCCGGAGTGGGCGGCCCGTTCACTGGGCCAGCTGTCGATGCCGCACTGGACCCTGGCACCGACGCGAACCGTACTGCCCAATGGCATCACTCTGATCGTGCAGCCCGAGACCATCAGCAAGACCGTGTCGGTATTCGGTCATATCGATGGCGATGAGCACCTGCAGGAGCCGGTTGGCAAGGACGGCGTCGGCCGGGTGCTGAACGGCATGTTCGACTATGGCACCACCGGCCTGGACCGCGAGGCCTTCCACAAGGCGCTGGATGCCTTGGCGGCACAGGAGCGTGGCGGCGCCGATTTCAGTCTGGAGGTACCCAGCGAAGGCTTTGACAAGGGCCTGCAACTGCTGGCCGACAATGTGCTGCATCCGGCGATGCCCGAATCGGCCTTCCAGGTCCAGCAGCAGAGTCTGGCCCGCGAACTGGCCGGCGCGATGCAGTCGCCGAACTACAAGACGATGCATGCCCTGTGGAAGGGCTTGCTGCCGGCAGGTGATCCCGGTCTGCGCGAGGCGACGCCGGCCACCGTGTCGTCGCTCAAGCTGGATGATGTCAAGGCCTATCACGCGCAGACCTTCCGCCCGGATCTGACCACCATCGTGGTGGTGGGGGACGTCAGCCCGGCCTCGGCCGCCAAGGCGGTCGGTCAATACTTCGGCCAGTGGCAGGCCAAGGGACCCAAGCCCGAGGTCACACCCAGGCCGGTACCGGTCAATCCGGCCGGTTTCACCTTGATTGCCAATCCCTATGCGGCGCAGGACACGGTGTTCCTGGCCCAGTCCCTGCAGATGAATCTGGCCAATCCTGATCGCTATGCCCTGCAGCTGGGCAATGAGGTATTGGGCGGCAATGGTTTTGCCTCGAGGCTGATGACCGATATCCGGGTCCGCCACGGCTATGCCTACGGTGCCGACTCGGGCCTGCAGATCCAGAAGAGCCGCAGCATCTTCTATGTCACCTATGGCAGTGACCCGTCCAAGGTCGGTCCGGTGGACGCTCTGGTACGCCAGAATCTGGAAAAGATGCGATCCACGCCGGTCGAAGCGCATGAGCTGGAAAATGCCCGACAGGCCCAGATCCGTTCGATTCCGCTCAGCGTTTCCAGTTTCCGCAGCATCGGTTCTTCGCTGCTGCGCTGGAGTTACAACGGCGAGCCGCTGGATCAGCCGATGGTGGCCGCGCGGCATTATCTGAGCCTGACAGCGCCTCAGGTCCAGGCCGCCTTCAAGCGCTATATCCTGCCGCAGCATCTGACCCAGGTGGTGCAGGGACCTGATCCGGTCAAGCACTGA
- a CDS encoding ferritin-like domain-containing protein, producing the protein MVDVFDTEAMVPGFTAPVLPSGPFDPAAVEAADKVSRYWTSDTPGPFKIGSETHKHELCRMFRETFNPYRPSVLEWPKLAPEELARITALPIWDIAVETEGKARLRMAAYAKTVADKDMRLALALNAWEENRHKEVLSKMVTHYGIPLVKEPPYIYPTDAEWAYMVTGYSECIDSFFAFGLFKVAQRSGLFPQELIDTFEPVMQEECRHILLFANWVAWHRKNMPWWRRIGFEFKVFRVYCFLGWERIGLARSLDGDGNERTQDNNFTVNGAQSMTADDLSLPELLQLCLDEDEHRFSGYDKRLLRPTTAPTLARFALKFMKKKKKA; encoded by the coding sequence ATGGTGGATGTATTCGACACCGAGGCGATGGTGCCCGGTTTCACCGCGCCGGTGCTGCCCTCGGGGCCTTTCGACCCTGCTGCGGTCGAGGCAGCGGACAAGGTTTCGCGCTATTGGACCAGTGATACGCCCGGTCCCTTCAAGATAGGCTCGGAAACCCACAAGCATGAGCTCTGCCGGATGTTCCGCGAAACTTTCAATCCCTACCGCCCTTCGGTGCTGGAGTGGCCGAAACTGGCACCCGAGGAGCTGGCGCGCATCACCGCCCTGCCGATCTGGGACATCGCCGTGGAAACCGAGGGCAAGGCCCGGCTGCGGATGGCCGCCTATGCCAAGACCGTGGCCGACAAAGACATGCGGCTGGCACTGGCGCTGAATGCCTGGGAAGAAAACCGGCACAAGGAAGTCCTGTCCAAGATGGTGACCCATTACGGGATTCCGTTGGTCAAGGAGCCGCCCTACATCTATCCCACCGACGCCGAATGGGCCTATATGGTCACCGGCTACAGCGAGTGCATCGACAGTTTCTTTGCCTTCGGCCTGTTCAAGGTGGCCCAGCGCTCGGGCCTGTTCCCGCAAGAGCTGATCGATACGTTCGAGCCGGTGATGCAGGAAGAATGCCGACATATCCTGCTGTTCGCCAACTGGGTCGCCTGGCATCGCAAGAACATGCCGTGGTGGCGTCGCATCGGCTTCGAGTTCAAGGTTTTCCGCGTCTACTGTTTCCTGGGCTGGGAGCGCATCGGTCTGGCCCGTTCACTGGACGGCGACGGCAACGAGCGTACCCAGGACAACAATTTCACCGTCAACGGCGCTCAGTCCATGACGGCCGATGACCTGTCGCTGCCCGAGCTGCTGCAGCTGTGCCTGGACGAGGACGAGCATCGCTTCTCCGGCTATGACAAGCGCCTGCTGCGGCCGACCACGGCACCGACCCTGGCCCGTTTCGCGCTGAAGTTCATGAAGAAGAAAAAGAAGGCCTGA
- a CDS encoding carbohydrate porin has translation MHIKHFVRACTGLAGATTFLLAASAAAQAQSLNQTTTQGASQGQTATTADHGPSAPTPKSHQHHYQRGPQQKPAPAYTGKASRKYLTGDWGGLRSRLLDKGIALGADYQSESAFGGGYYGSAYTHQIAIEADFDLARLWHWNGSSFHFKLGERAGHDLGLSRLGTIVQVQEIYGVGQDVRLYAMNYEYTSPNKGFDLMAGRVTIGNQYGHQSQLCQFQSLVFCGHPLTLSMDSGWINSPKATWGVRARLATPLVYGEFGVYTVDPTYNRASRGFMLSFAGTTGVILPLEVGITPGVADNHYPGHYFVGAYYDTSSAKDVYSNMAGLPRAVYGGKARLSNSRTGWYVYTDQVVWQPASNPDRQLSVFADMSEGDRATAKYSQAWMTGVEMQGPFESRPQDVASIGVGKLTVNPRQQQFEQQSLPLDDAGMPVQTFEKQYEVNYSLWLRRWLMIRPGVEYIDRPGGLIQRPGIWLGNLTLKVVF, from the coding sequence ATGCACATCAAGCATTTCGTTCGGGCTTGCACCGGCCTCGCCGGCGCCACCACCTTCTTGCTCGCTGCCTCGGCGGCGGCCCAGGCCCAAAGCCTGAACCAGACCACCACCCAAGGCGCCAGCCAGGGCCAGACGGCCACCACCGCCGACCATGGTCCTTCCGCACCGACACCCAAGAGCCACCAGCATCATTACCAACGCGGTCCTCAGCAAAAGCCGGCCCCCGCCTATACCGGCAAAGCTTCGCGCAAGTACCTGACCGGTGACTGGGGCGGCCTGCGCAGCCGGCTGCTGGACAAGGGCATCGCCCTGGGTGCCGACTACCAGTCGGAATCGGCCTTCGGCGGCGGTTATTACGGCAGTGCCTATACCCACCAGATCGCCATCGAGGCCGATTTCGACCTGGCCAGACTGTGGCACTGGAACGGCTCGAGCTTCCATTTCAAACTCGGCGAGCGCGCCGGTCATGATCTGGGTTTGTCGCGACTCGGTACCATCGTCCAGGTCCAGGAAATCTACGGTGTCGGCCAGGACGTCCGTCTGTACGCCATGAACTACGAATACACTTCGCCGAACAAGGGTTTCGACCTGATGGCCGGTCGCGTCACCATCGGCAACCAGTACGGCCACCAGTCGCAGCTCTGCCAGTTCCAGAGTCTGGTGTTCTGCGGCCATCCGCTGACCTTGTCGATGGACAGCGGATGGATCAATTCACCTAAAGCCACCTGGGGTGTCCGCGCCAGACTGGCGACACCGCTGGTCTATGGCGAATTCGGCGTCTATACGGTCGATCCCACCTACAATCGTGCCAGCCGAGGCTTCATGCTGAGCTTTGCCGGCACCACCGGAGTGATTCTGCCGCTCGAAGTAGGCATCACCCCCGGCGTGGCCGACAATCACTATCCTGGCCACTATTTCGTCGGTGCCTACTATGACACCTCCAGCGCCAAAGACGTCTATTCCAATATGGCCGGCCTGCCGAGGGCGGTATATGGCGGCAAAGCCAGACTGAGCAACAGCCGAACCGGCTGGTATGTCTATACCGATCAGGTCGTCTGGCAACCCGCCAGCAATCCGGATCGCCAGCTCAGCGTGTTCGCCGACATGTCCGAGGGCGACCGTGCCACCGCCAAGTACAGCCAGGCCTGGATGACCGGTGTCGAGATGCAGGGCCCGTTCGAAAGCCGCCCCCAGGACGTGGCATCGATCGGCGTCGGCAAGCTCACCGTCAACCCCCGCCAGCAGCAGTTCGAACAGCAGAGCCTGCCCCTCGACGATGCAGGCATGCCGGTGCAGACCTTCGAGAAACAATATGAAGTCAACTATTCGCTTTGGCTGCGGCGCTGGCTGATGATCCGGCCCGGCGTGGAATATATCGATCGTCCGGGCGGCCTGATCCAGCGTCCCGGCATCTGGCTGGGCAATCTGACCTTGAAAGTCGTCTTCTGA
- a CDS encoding FadR/GntR family transcriptional regulator, producing MTERLRGRSRSLSDVVVDELMERINAGRYPVGSRLPTEPEMIADFNVSRTVIREALSRLKARNRVDTRHGVGTFVLAPREREFELGGQVIVPSTLLDVLAVLEARVGLEVEAAGMAAQRRSDEQLLAIEAAMRAFRAAVNTPEMDTVDPDIHFHEAIADATGNRFIREMLGRLGQAAIPRTRSNTEKHLPRSSSGFLEQVLIEHQAILDAIRVRDKAAACEAMRHHLAQSVARLQSVRSEIERRES from the coding sequence ATGACGGAACGACTGCGTGGCCGATCCAGAAGCCTGTCCGATGTAGTGGTGGATGAACTGATGGAGCGGATCAATGCCGGTCGTTATCCGGTCGGCAGCCGCCTGCCGACCGAGCCGGAAATGATTGCCGATTTCAATGTCAGTCGGACCGTGATTCGCGAGGCCTTGTCACGACTCAAGGCCCGCAACCGGGTCGATACCCGCCATGGCGTGGGTACTTTTGTGCTGGCGCCACGCGAGCGCGAGTTCGAGCTGGGCGGGCAGGTCATCGTGCCCTCGACCCTGCTGGACGTGCTGGCCGTGCTGGAGGCCCGGGTCGGCCTGGAAGTGGAGGCGGCCGGCATGGCGGCTCAGCGCCGCAGTGACGAGCAGTTGCTGGCCATCGAGGCCGCCATGCGCGCCTTCCGTGCTGCCGTGAACACTCCGGAGATGGACACGGTCGATCCTGACATCCATTTCCACGAGGCGATTGCCGATGCTACCGGCAACCGCTTTATCCGCGAGATGCTGGGGCGGTTGGGCCAGGCGGCGATACCGCGTACCCGCAGCAATACCGAAAAGCATCTGCCGCGCTCCAGTTCGGGATTTCTGGAGCAGGTGCTGATCGAGCATCAGGCCATCCTGGATGCGATCCGGGTTCGCGACAAGGCGGCGGCATGCGAGGCCATGCGCCACCATCTGGCGCAATCGGTGGCCCGCCTGCAATCGGTCCGCAGCGAAATCGAGCGCCGCGAAAGCTGA
- a CDS encoding sorbitol dehydrogenase family protein → MSQERKPPAALPSVARRRFMSGTVLGVVAGNLGLEWSERSEAAVPAATEEAPAEFLSVSAQLTGVDNLSPSVAGRLYAALVADDGGFRDAVKVLAGFIVKAGGVEDLQQQLDAAQSAVAPLPRKIVTAWYTGIVGDGLHARCIAYEDTLMNTTVAEHLQPQSYSLGNYGAWAKQPV, encoded by the coding sequence GTGAGCCAAGAACGCAAGCCGCCGGCCGCCCTGCCGAGTGTGGCGCGCCGACGTTTCATGAGTGGAACCGTGCTGGGTGTGGTAGCCGGCAATCTGGGCCTGGAATGGTCCGAACGCAGCGAAGCCGCTGTCCCTGCCGCGACGGAAGAAGCGCCTGCGGAGTTTCTCTCGGTCTCCGCACAGCTGACCGGCGTCGATAACCTCTCGCCTTCCGTGGCTGGCCGTCTGTATGCCGCGTTGGTTGCCGATGACGGCGGCTTTCGCGACGCCGTGAAGGTCCTGGCCGGTTTTATCGTCAAGGCCGGGGGCGTGGAAGATCTCCAGCAGCAGCTGGATGCAGCGCAGTCGGCCGTCGCGCCCTTGCCACGCAAGATTGTCACCGCCTGGTATACAGGCATCGTCGGCGACGGACTGCATGCCCGCTGCATCGCCTACGAAGACACCCTGATGAACACCACCGTGGCCGAACATCTGCAGCCGCAGAGTTATTCACTGGGCAACTACGGTGCCTGGGCCAAGCAGCCCGTCTGA
- a CDS encoding GMC family oxidoreductase, translating to MTAQLSADIVVIGSGICGSLAARQLAAKGASVLMLESGPRIDRGLIVSNFRNSPRKADFMSPYPSSPWSPHPLYGVVDNHYLEQAGPYPYKAQYIRGVGGTSWHWAAQAWRFVPNDFRIQSLYGVGRDWPISYDELEPFYYQAEVLMGVSGPVNNGSPRSKPFPMEPVAESWAQKRFREQIAPLGYDLIVNTTARNSRNYDGRPACCGNNNCMPICPIDAQYHGGIAAQSAEHAGVKLVENAVVYRIEADAAGKIAAVHYYDPNKQSVRVIAKQFLLAANGIESPKLLLLSSDDKHPQGIANSSGMVGRHLMDHPSNKYIFETEEPLWPGRGPMSPGSIGKFRDGEFRKQMAAARIDLNMPSQVAPVAQDLIKQGIYGKALQEQFQHRAARQFSLKSVTEILPDPENRIVLSDNKDAMGIPKPRVHYHMSDYVNRSMDMLKPIYAEIIKAMGGTNIRSNPDGVYDNNQHITGTMSMGNDPKNSVVDAWGRTHDHENLFIASTGVMPTAGTCNSTLTAVALALRTASKMGAAS from the coding sequence ATGACTGCACAACTGTCCGCCGACATCGTCGTGATCGGCTCGGGAATCTGCGGCTCGCTGGCCGCTCGTCAGCTCGCCGCCAAGGGCGCTTCGGTGCTGATGCTGGAAAGCGGCCCGCGCATCGATCGCGGCCTGATCGTCTCCAATTTCCGCAATTCGCCGCGCAAGGCCGACTTCATGTCGCCCTATCCCAGCTCGCCATGGTCGCCGCACCCGCTGTACGGCGTGGTCGACAATCACTATCTGGAACAGGCCGGCCCCTATCCCTACAAGGCCCAGTACATCCGGGGCGTGGGCGGCACTTCCTGGCATTGGGCCGCCCAGGCCTGGCGCTTCGTGCCCAATGACTTCCGCATCCAGTCGCTTTATGGCGTAGGCCGTGACTGGCCGATCAGCTATGACGAACTGGAGCCCTTCTATTACCAGGCCGAAGTGTTGATGGGCGTTTCCGGACCTGTCAACAACGGCTCGCCGCGCAGCAAGCCTTTCCCGATGGAGCCGGTCGCCGAATCCTGGGCCCAGAAGCGCTTCCGCGAACAGATCGCCCCGCTGGGTTATGACCTGATCGTCAATACCACGGCCCGCAACAGCCGCAACTACGATGGACGTCCAGCCTGCTGTGGCAACAACAATTGCATGCCGATCTGTCCGATCGATGCCCAGTATCACGGCGGCATTGCGGCCCAGTCGGCCGAGCATGCCGGTGTCAAGCTGGTGGAAAATGCCGTGGTCTACCGCATCGAAGCCGATGCGGCAGGCAAGATCGCGGCCGTGCACTATTACGACCCCAACAAGCAGTCGGTGCGGGTCATCGCCAAGCAGTTCCTGCTGGCAGCCAACGGCATCGAGTCGCCCAAGCTGCTGCTGCTCTCCAGCGACGACAAGCATCCCCAGGGCATCGCCAACAGTTCGGGCATGGTCGGTCGCCATCTGATGGACCATCCTAGCAACAAGTACATCTTCGAGACCGAAGAGCCGTTGTGGCCGGGACGCGGTCCTATGAGTCCGGGCTCGATCGGCAAGTTCCGTGACGGTGAGTTCCGCAAGCAGATGGCCGCGGCCCGTATCGATCTGAACATGCCTTCCCAGGTGGCTCCGGTCGCCCAGGATCTGATCAAGCAGGGCATCTACGGCAAGGCGCTGCAGGAACAGTTCCAGCATCGCGCCGCCCGCCAGTTCTCGCTGAAGTCGGTGACCGAAATTCTTCCGGATCCGGAAAACCGCATCGTGCTCAGCGACAACAAGGATGCAATGGGCATCCCCAAGCCGCGCGTGCACTATCACATGAGCGACTATGTCAACCGCTCGATGGACATGCTCAAGCCCATCTATGCCGAGATCATCAAGGCGATGGGCGGCACCAACATCCGCAGCAATCCGGATGGGGTCTACGACAACAACCAGCACATCACCGGCACCATGAGCATGGGCAACGACCCGAAGAATTCGGTGGTCGATGCCTGGGGCCGGACCCATGACCACGAGAACCTGTTCATTGCCAGCACCGGCGTGATGCCGACGGCGGGCACCTGCAACTCCACCCTGACGGCCGTGGCGCTGGCCTTGCGCACGGCCTCCAAGATGGGAGCGGCCAGCTGA
- a CDS encoding cytochrome c — MKNRTSTSLTRLRRLLPMGLLAAWIAVPAHAQDAFLQLGEKLATQGDCVACHTAPGGKPFAGGLAIHSPLGTIYSSNITPSKTAGIGNYSLQQFAAAVREGVRGDGAHLYPAMPYTSYAKITDQDMAALYAYFMKGVKPVDAKATPTALPFPFNIRLSMAFWNAIYLDRKPLQAAPGMSADAARGQYLGIALEHCDTCHTPRDFMMGEKSGQALAGASLGTWYAPNITSDPVSGIGGWSVDELVSYLKTGQAPGKAQAAGPMQEAIDHSLRHLDDQDLRDIALWLKSTSPVRDPADSKPAFAWGQVNDQLATIRGQALPDDKNAMSGPQLYDAYCSSCHRPAGEGSGDGLPSLFHNTTLGHDTADNVVMAMLNGVDRGGYSENVLMPAFGGNLSDAQITTLANFLLKSWGRPDVQVSQARVAELRAGGAPSPLLSLARYGMIAGGIVVLLLIAMLARRRRR, encoded by the coding sequence ATGAAGAACCGGACTTCCACATCGCTGACCCGTCTGCGACGGCTGCTGCCCATGGGACTGCTGGCGGCCTGGATCGCGGTTCCTGCACACGCCCAGGATGCCTTCTTGCAACTGGGCGAGAAACTGGCGACCCAGGGCGATTGCGTGGCCTGTCATACCGCACCGGGTGGCAAGCCTTTCGCCGGGGGACTGGCCATTCACTCCCCCCTTGGAACCATCTACTCCAGCAATATCACCCCATCGAAAACGGCCGGTATCGGCAACTACTCGCTGCAGCAGTTTGCTGCCGCCGTGCGTGAAGGCGTGCGTGGCGACGGCGCCCATCTGTATCCGGCGATGCCGTATACCTCCTATGCCAAGATCACCGATCAGGATATGGCGGCGCTGTACGCCTATTTCATGAAGGGTGTAAAGCCGGTGGACGCGAAGGCCACGCCGACGGCCTTGCCCTTTCCCTTCAACATCCGCCTGTCGATGGCCTTCTGGAATGCGATCTATCTTGATCGCAAGCCGTTGCAGGCGGCCCCCGGCATGAGTGCGGATGCCGCACGCGGTCAGTATCTCGGCATCGCGCTGGAACATTGCGATACCTGCCATACACCGCGGGACTTCATGATGGGCGAGAAGAGCGGGCAGGCACTGGCCGGGGCTTCGCTGGGCACCTGGTATGCGCCGAATATCACCTCCGATCCGGTCAGTGGTATCGGTGGCTGGTCGGTGGATGAGCTGGTCAGTTATCTGAAGACCGGTCAGGCGCCGGGCAAGGCTCAGGCGGCGGGGCCGATGCAAGAGGCGATCGACCACAGCCTGCGGCATCTCGATGATCAGGATCTGCGGGATATCGCCTTGTGGTTGAAGTCGACATCGCCGGTCCGCGATCCTGCGGACAGCAAGCCGGCGTTTGCGTGGGGGCAGGTCAACGACCAGTTGGCCACGATCCGTGGTCAGGCCTTGCCGGATGACAAGAACGCGATGAGCGGGCCTCAGCTGTATGACGCCTACTGCTCAAGCTGCCATCGCCCGGCGGGCGAGGGTTCCGGTGACGGTCTGCCTTCGCTGTTCCACAACACCACCCTGGGCCATGACACAGCGGACAATGTGGTGATGGCCATGCTCAATGGCGTGGACCGCGGCGGGTATTCGGAAAACGTGCTGATGCCGGCCTTCGGCGGCAACCTCTCCGATGCCCAGATCACCACCCTGGCCAATTTCCTGCTGAAGTCCTGGGGCCGCCCCGATGTGCAGGTCAGCCAGGCACGGGTCGCCGAGCTGCGGGCGGGCGGGGCGCCATCGCCACTGCTGTCGCTGGCTCGCTACGGCATGATAGCCGGAGGCATCGTGGTGCTGTTGCTGATTGCGATGCTGGCGCGTCGTCGGCGTCGGTAA
- a CDS encoding class I SAM-dependent methyltransferase yields MPHYSGPLLTLPLLQLIRKAREGGAADIQASFDLGRTTSSAELGAEHWQWQGQAYPYPAKLKDRSIYYWDSEDFCPIARFNGALIKLVPTEWGAPTFEIDGIKMLPSAKESPFDDARRKVALIAPAGKTVLDTCGGLGYFAACALEAGVGRIISFEKNPDVLWLRQLNSWSPDPETSEGRLDLRHGDSSQAILSLPDASIDALLHDPPRFGIAGELYSQAFYHQLARVLRPGGRLFHYTGSPNKLTSGRDVPREVATRLEKAGFKSELVLDGVQGVRR; encoded by the coding sequence GTGCCCCATTATTCCGGCCCCCTGCTTACCCTCCCGCTGCTGCAGCTGATCCGCAAGGCCAGAGAAGGCGGTGCCGCCGATATCCAGGCCTCCTTTGATCTCGGCCGCACGACCAGCTCCGCCGAACTGGGTGCGGAGCACTGGCAATGGCAGGGACAGGCCTACCCCTATCCCGCCAAGTTGAAGGACCGCAGCATCTATTACTGGGATAGCGAAGACTTCTGCCCGATCGCCCGCTTCAACGGCGCTCTGATCAAGCTGGTCCCTACCGAATGGGGCGCTCCCACCTTCGAGATCGACGGCATCAAGATGCTGCCATCCGCCAAGGAATCACCGTTCGACGATGCTCGCCGCAAAGTCGCCCTGATTGCGCCGGCCGGCAAGACCGTGCTGGATACCTGCGGCGGGCTGGGCTATTTCGCGGCCTGTGCGCTGGAAGCGGGGGTGGGCCGGATCATTTCCTTCGAGAAAAATCCCGATGTGCTGTGGCTGCGTCAGCTCAACAGCTGGTCACCCGATCCCGAGACCTCGGAGGGTCGGCTGGACCTGCGCCATGGCGACAGCTCGCAAGCAATCCTGAGCCTGCCCGACGCCTCGATCGATGCCTTGCTGCATGATCCTCCGCGATTCGGCATCGCCGGTGAACTGTATTCGCAGGCCTTCTATCATCAGTTGGCACGGGTTCTGCGCCCCGGCGGCCGACTGTTCCATTACACCGGCAGCCCCAACAAGCTGACCAGCGGCCGGGATGTGCCCCGCGAAGTCGCGACACGACTGGAAAAAGCCGGCTTCAAGAGCGAGCTGGTGCTCGATGGCGTACAAGGCGTACGCCGCTGA